A genome region from Rhodanobacter thiooxydans includes the following:
- a CDS encoding DUF6445 family protein — MSLFPTQMRPLPYRKPVEGRDYWVVDDVLPKVGDVRARCLARSDWEMGYPYTGEVWPGMRAMPALLDVELAALEARVCQLTGAKKLWVEQSEAGTRLNHNCVQVVGAVEGAVKPHTDSSNLCRYAAVLYLNPDVPEHCGTSFFCQRMPGGQLGGNIVLPPYRNLAEALGNRFVQPNAFVEDVRVGHRCHRLLVYKANLIHSASAYWGLDGIDSKRMTAVFFWMA; from the coding sequence ATGTCCCTGTTTCCGACCCAGATGCGCCCATTGCCCTACCGCAAGCCCGTCGAGGGTCGCGACTACTGGGTGGTAGACGACGTGCTGCCGAAGGTCGGCGACGTGCGCGCGCGTTGCCTGGCCCGGTCCGACTGGGAAATGGGTTATCCGTACACCGGCGAAGTCTGGCCGGGAATGCGTGCCATGCCTGCGTTGCTGGATGTGGAACTGGCGGCGCTGGAAGCAAGGGTATGCCAGCTCACCGGCGCGAAGAAGCTGTGGGTCGAGCAGTCCGAAGCCGGCACCCGGCTCAATCACAATTGCGTGCAGGTGGTCGGCGCGGTGGAGGGGGCGGTCAAGCCGCACACCGATTCGTCGAATCTGTGCCGCTATGCCGCGGTGCTGTACCTCAACCCCGACGTGCCCGAACACTGCGGCACCAGCTTCTTCTGCCAGCGCATGCCCGGCGGCCAGCTCGGCGGTAACATCGTGCTGCCGCCGTACCGCAACCTGGCCGAGGCGCTGGGCAATCGCTTCGTGCAGCCCAACGCCTTCGTCGAGGACGTGCGCGTGGGGCACCGCTGCCACCGCCTGCTGGTCTACAAGGCCAACCTGATTCACAGCGCCAGCGCGTACTGGGGTCTGGACGGGATCGACAGCAAGCGCATGACCGCGGTGTTCTTCTGGATGGCCTGA
- a CDS encoding isopenicillin N synthase family dioxygenase produces the protein MKKVPTLDIRRYDTDRDAFVAEIGAAYREFGFCCISGHGIARELIDGSYDAFRRFFALTTETKMKYHVAGSGGARGYTPFKVETAKDSQHADLKEFWHIGREIPRDSTFADVMPPNLWPVEVPDFRQYGYGLYEALDQLGTRVLRALALHIGEPENFFEDKTDVGNSILRPIHYPPITDENVPNVRAGAHEDINFITLLVGASAEGLEVLTREGEWLPITTEGDAIVVNIGDMLQRLSNHVFPSTTHRVVNPKNENARKPRYSVPFFLHPNPDVVLDPLDSCITADNPRRYDSSITSHEYLLQRLREIKLI, from the coding sequence ATGAAGAAAGTTCCCACCCTCGACATCCGCCGCTACGACACCGACCGCGATGCCTTCGTCGCCGAGATCGGCGCGGCCTACCGCGAATTCGGTTTCTGCTGCATCAGCGGCCACGGCATCGCGCGCGAGCTGATCGACGGCTCGTACGACGCGTTCCGGCGCTTCTTCGCGCTGACCACCGAAACCAAGATGAAGTACCACGTCGCCGGCAGTGGCGGCGCGCGCGGCTACACCCCGTTCAAGGTGGAAACCGCCAAGGACAGCCAGCACGCCGACCTCAAGGAGTTCTGGCACATCGGCCGCGAGATCCCGCGCGACTCGACATTCGCCGACGTGATGCCGCCGAACCTCTGGCCTGTCGAGGTGCCCGACTTCAGGCAATACGGCTACGGCCTGTACGAGGCACTGGACCAGCTCGGCACCCGCGTGCTGCGCGCGCTGGCGCTGCACATCGGCGAACCGGAGAACTTCTTCGAGGACAAGACCGACGTTGGCAACTCGATCCTGCGGCCGATCCACTACCCACCGATCACCGACGAGAACGTGCCGAACGTGCGCGCTGGCGCGCACGAGGACATCAACTTCATCACCCTGCTGGTCGGCGCCAGCGCCGAAGGGCTGGAAGTGCTCACCCGCGAGGGCGAGTGGCTGCCGATCACCACCGAGGGCGACGCCATCGTGGTGAACATCGGCGACATGCTGCAGCGGCTCTCCAACCACGTGTTCCCGTCCACCACGCATCGCGTGGTCAACCCGAAGAATGAGAACGCGCGCAAGCCGCGCTATTCGGTGCCGTTCTTCCTGCATCCGAATCCGGATGTGGTGCTGGACCCGCTCGATTCATGCATCACGGCGGACAACCCGCGCCGCTACGACAGCTCGATCACCTCGCACGAGTACCTGCTGCAGCGCTTGCGCGAGATCAAGCTGATCTGA
- a CDS encoding SDR family NAD(P)-dependent oxidoreductase, with protein MTVARPLSLVTGASSGIGAAFARQLATLGHQLVLTARRVDRLETLAAELRERHAVQVTVLPHDLADPASPRTLCDELDQRGLPVDWLVNNAGYGVPGTFVANDWATHADFLQVLLTAPTELAWRLLPGMRQRGHGRIINVASLAGHVPGPAGHTLYAASKAYLIKFSQSLALENHAAGVHVCALCPGFTWSEFHDVTGTRDKMNRLPGFMWLSAEEVVRQGIAAVERGDAVHIPGRVNRAIKTLVQLLPDRLALRLSARESKRYRNTQV; from the coding sequence ATGACTGTCGCTCGCCCGCTCAGCCTGGTCACCGGCGCCTCCTCCGGCATCGGCGCCGCGTTTGCCCGGCAACTCGCCACACTCGGCCACCAGCTGGTGCTGACCGCGCGCCGCGTCGACCGGCTGGAAACTCTCGCTGCCGAGCTTCGCGAGCGGCATGCGGTCCAGGTCACCGTGCTGCCGCATGACCTGGCCGATCCAGCTTCGCCACGAACGCTGTGCGATGAACTCGACCAGCGTGGCCTGCCGGTGGACTGGCTGGTCAACAATGCCGGCTATGGTGTGCCCGGTACCTTCGTCGCGAACGACTGGGCCACCCATGCGGATTTCCTGCAGGTGCTGCTGACCGCGCCGACCGAACTGGCCTGGCGGCTGCTGCCGGGCATGCGCCAGCGCGGCCATGGCCGCATCATCAATGTCGCCTCGCTGGCCGGGCACGTACCCGGCCCGGCCGGACACACCCTGTATGCAGCCAGCAAGGCTTACCTGATCAAATTCTCGCAGTCGCTGGCGCTGGAGAACCACGCGGCCGGAGTGCACGTGTGCGCGCTGTGCCCGGGCTTCACCTGGTCGGAATTCCACGACGTCACCGGTACCCGGGACAAGATGAACCGGTTGCCCGGCTTCATGTGGCTGAGCGCGGAGGAAGTCGTGCGCCAGGGCATCGCGGCGGTCGAGCGCGGCGATGCCGTGCATATTCCCGGCAGGGTCAACCGCGCCATCAAGACGCTGGTGCAGCTGCTGCCGGACCGGCTGGCCCTGCGGCTTTCGGCGCGCGAATCGAAGCGCTACCGGAACACCCAGGTCTAG
- the secG gene encoding preprotein translocase subunit SecG, giving the protein MFVIFSVFYILIAAAMIVLILLQNGAGADAGSGFGGGASATVFGARGSSTFLTRATGVLAGLFFLLSLGMGIYLHSNGAPHTNTQDLGVMGSLADKPAAGKTTPAKSAAGTEVPSAVPAATNNAVPAAQPTATPAPSKSQGEVPAATEPPAKH; this is encoded by the coding sequence ATGTTCGTCATTTTCAGCGTGTTCTACATCCTGATCGCCGCGGCGATGATCGTGCTGATCCTGCTGCAGAACGGTGCCGGTGCGGATGCCGGCTCGGGTTTCGGCGGCGGCGCTTCGGCCACGGTGTTCGGTGCGCGTGGCTCGTCCACGTTCCTGACCCGTGCGACCGGCGTCCTGGCTGGCCTGTTTTTCCTGCTTAGCCTCGGCATGGGCATCTACCTGCACAGCAACGGTGCGCCGCACACCAACACGCAAGACCTGGGTGTGATGGGGTCACTCGCCGACAAGCCTGCCGCCGGCAAGACGACGCCGGCCAAGTCGGCGGCTGGCACGGAAGTGCCGTCGGCGGTTCCCGCGGCAACCAACAATGCCGTTCCGGCCGCACAGCCGACGGCAACTCCCGCCCCGTCCAAGAGTCAGGGCGAGGTACCGGCAGCCACCGAGCCGCCGGCGAAACACTGA
- the tpiA gene encoding triose-phosphate isomerase: protein MRKKLIAGNWKMHCSRSMAKPLVDDIAACAPDGVDVVVLPPFPYVAELARQHAGSCVGIGAQDVSEHEGQGAYTGEVSAAMLADVGVQWVLVGHSERRQYHGESDELVARKFAAARAGGLTPILCVGETLAQREAGETEAVITRQLQAVLALNGVASFDTAVIAYEPVWAIGTGCTASPQQVQQVHAFIRSQLEKEDVMIARLTRLIYGGSVKAANAAELFAQADVDGGLIGGASLAASDFLGICAAAHQAPQAQ from the coding sequence ATGCGCAAGAAACTCATCGCCGGCAACTGGAAAATGCATTGCAGCCGTTCGATGGCCAAGCCGCTGGTGGACGACATTGCCGCCTGCGCGCCCGACGGCGTCGACGTGGTGGTGCTTCCGCCGTTTCCTTATGTGGCCGAACTGGCCAGGCAGCATGCCGGCTCCTGCGTGGGCATCGGCGCGCAGGACGTCAGCGAGCACGAAGGGCAGGGTGCGTATACCGGCGAAGTCTCCGCCGCCATGCTGGCGGACGTTGGCGTGCAATGGGTGCTGGTCGGCCATTCCGAGCGGCGCCAGTACCACGGCGAGAGCGACGAGCTGGTGGCGCGCAAGTTCGCCGCGGCCCGCGCCGGCGGCCTGACGCCGATCCTTTGCGTGGGCGAAACCCTGGCGCAGCGCGAGGCCGGCGAAACCGAGGCAGTCATCACGCGGCAGCTGCAGGCGGTGCTGGCACTCAACGGCGTGGCCAGCTTCGACACCGCGGTAATCGCCTATGAACCCGTGTGGGCGATCGGCACCGGATGTACCGCCAGCCCGCAACAGGTGCAGCAGGTGCACGCCTTCATTCGTAGCCAACTGGAAAAAGAAGATGTTATGATTGCCCGTCTGACCCGACTGATTTACGGCGGCAGCGTCAAGGCGGCCAATGCCGCGGAACTGTTCGCGCAGGCGGACGTGGATGGAGGGCTGATCGGCGGGGCCTCCCTGGCTGCATCGGATTTCCTTGGAATCTGCGCTGCGGCGCATCAGGCGCCACAGGCTCAATAG